The genomic stretch GCCAGCCACGCGCGGCTCAACGCGGTGCATCCCCATGATCTCCGGCATCGCTTTGGCTACCAGATGGCCGCCCGCGTGCCGCTCCACCGCCTCGCGCAGATCATGGGCCACGACTCGCTCGACACCACCCTGCTCTATGTCCGTGGCACCGCCCATGATCTGCAGGCTGATGTGGAGACCATTGCTTGGGCGTGACGTTGGGCATCAAGCGCTGCATTGGCAGGCGATAGT from Chloroflexia bacterium SDU3-3 encodes the following:
- a CDS encoding tyrosine-type recombinase/integrase, which translates into the protein ASHARLNAVHPHDLRHRFGYQMAARVPLHRLAQIMGHDSLDTTLLYVRGTAHDLQADVETIAWA